Proteins from one Mucilaginibacter jinjuensis genomic window:
- a CDS encoding FG-GAP-like repeat-containing protein gives MFELITSSHSGITFNNHIVETDSINPLTMINIYNGGGVGVGDFNKDGKPDLYFTGNAVSNKLYLNKGDFKFDDITARAGVAGKGGWGRGVAVVDINNDGWPDIYVCNTLLKDSTKRTNLLYINQGNDVEGVPHFKEMAAEYGLNAHVHSTMAYFFDYDNDGDLDMYLVVNELNPGDNPTTFRPIHNDGSYHSTGHLYRNDWDPKLKHPVYKDVSKQAGINIEGYGHAASIVDINNDGWKDIYVTNDFITNDILYINNHDGTFTDAAKQYFKHTSLTAMGQDFEDINNDGLVDMFALDMNPEDNFRKKMFMTPNSYQLYQNTDYYGYQYQYVHNTLQLNQGNSLGEGDSVGHPVFSEIGFMSNASQTDWSWCPLITDFDNDGYRDIVVTNGYPRDVTDHDFTTFRAQAYQVASMQQILSQIPVVKIHNYAFKNGGNLQFSDETTNWGLTIPTFSNGAVYVDLDGDGDMDMVINNINDEAMVYKNTLRDKADSKANDHYLQIKFDGDKQNINGFGAIANIYYDHGKQQVYDNTPYRGYLSTNNDIAHFGLGAVTKLDSVVIHWPNLKKQVLTNVNADQVLKVNIANAKLPYTYTRPAIDKQALFSEVTKARNVTYKHQDEDFIDFNIQKLLPHKFSEYAPATAVGDVNGDGFDDIIVGGNAKYHAQVLLQGANGKFTQRDLTPGVDTKMQSYKDEGILLFDADGDGDLDLYIASGGFESDSNSPNYRDRFYINDGKGNFTEQQDAMPGNFTSKLCVRAVDYDKDGDLDLFVSGRVDPWNYPKPVSSLVLRNDSKNGHVKFTDVTASVAKDLKNIGLVCDATFTDFDNDGWPDLVLAGEWMPVTFLKNDKGVFKNITPQSGISDKLGWWNTIAAGDFDHDGDIDYIVGNTGLNTFYKASEQYPVYITANDVDHNGSYDAFASMYFKDPNGEMKEFPVNGRDDIIKQVISTRIRYQNYKSMATATMDEFLTPEMRKGGVRLKANTLQSCYLRNDGNGKFTAIPLPIQAQMSELCGITVDDFDGDGNLDVVMNGNDYSTEVSTGRYDAFNGLMLKGDGKGGFKPLSIMQSGIYIPGDGKALVKLRSANGSYMLAASQHLGNMKLFELKRPVKTVKLEPLDMFAVVKYKNGKSGRLEFYNGSSFLSQSGRFFNIEDNMASVQVTNSTGKTRNITLN, from the coding sequence ATGTTTGAGCTGATAACTTCCTCACACTCTGGCATAACATTTAACAACCATATTGTTGAAACGGATTCTATCAATCCGCTAACCATGATCAACATTTACAATGGTGGCGGTGTTGGCGTTGGCGATTTTAATAAAGATGGCAAACCCGATCTATATTTTACCGGTAATGCTGTTTCAAACAAGCTTTACCTTAATAAAGGCGATTTTAAATTTGATGATATTACCGCCCGGGCAGGTGTAGCAGGTAAAGGCGGATGGGGCAGAGGTGTTGCCGTTGTAGATATTAATAATGATGGCTGGCCCGATATTTATGTTTGTAATACACTGTTAAAAGATTCAACCAAGCGAACCAATTTACTCTATATCAACCAGGGTAATGATGTAGAGGGTGTTCCGCATTTTAAAGAAATGGCTGCCGAATATGGCCTTAACGCCCATGTGCATTCAACTATGGCCTATTTCTTTGACTATGATAACGATGGCGACCTGGACATGTACCTGGTTGTAAATGAATTAAACCCGGGTGATAACCCAACAACCTTCAGGCCGATACATAATGATGGCTCATATCACAGCACCGGGCATCTATACCGTAACGACTGGGATCCAAAACTAAAACATCCTGTTTATAAGGATGTATCTAAACAAGCCGGCATCAATATAGAAGGATATGGCCACGCGGCCAGTATTGTAGATATAAATAATGATGGATGGAAAGATATTTATGTAACCAATGATTTTATAACCAACGATATTTTATATATCAACAATCATGATGGCACATTTACCGATGCTGCAAAGCAATACTTTAAACACACTTCACTAACTGCAATGGGGCAGGATTTTGAGGATATCAACAATGATGGCCTTGTAGATATGTTTGCCTTAGACATGAACCCTGAAGATAACTTCAGAAAGAAAATGTTTATGACACCCAACAGTTATCAACTTTACCAAAACACCGATTATTACGGTTATCAATATCAATACGTTCATAATACATTGCAGTTAAACCAGGGTAATAGCCTGGGCGAGGGTGATTCTGTTGGCCATCCGGTATTTAGCGAAATAGGTTTTATGAGCAATGCTTCGCAAACAGACTGGAGCTGGTGCCCGCTTATTACAGATTTTGATAACGATGGGTACCGCGATATTGTGGTTACCAATGGTTACCCGCGCGACGTTACCGACCACGATTTTACAACCTTCCGTGCACAGGCTTACCAGGTAGCCAGCATGCAGCAGATTTTGAGCCAGATCCCGGTTGTTAAAATTCATAATTATGCTTTTAAAAATGGCGGCAACCTGCAGTTTAGCGATGAAACCACTAACTGGGGATTAACCATCCCAACCTTTTCAAACGGTGCCGTATATGTTGATCTGGACGGCGATGGTGATATGGATATGGTTATTAATAATATTAATGACGAAGCCATGGTATACAAAAATACCCTGCGCGATAAAGCTGATAGTAAAGCAAATGATCATTACCTGCAGATTAAGTTTGATGGAGATAAGCAAAATATTAACGGCTTTGGGGCTATTGCCAACATTTATTATGACCACGGCAAGCAGCAGGTGTATGATAATACGCCATATCGTGGTTATTTGTCAACCAATAATGATATAGCTCACTTTGGTTTGGGTGCTGTAACTAAATTAGATTCGGTAGTAATTCACTGGCCCAATTTGAAGAAACAAGTATTAACTAATGTAAATGCCGACCAGGTGCTGAAGGTAAATATTGCCAACGCAAAGTTACCTTATACCTACACGCGCCCTGCTATTGATAAACAAGCCCTGTTTAGCGAAGTTACCAAAGCGCGCAACGTAACCTACAAACATCAGGACGAAGATTTTATCGATTTTAATATACAAAAACTCTTGCCGCATAAATTTTCTGAATATGCCCCTGCAACTGCTGTAGGTGATGTAAACGGCGATGGCTTTGATGATATTATAGTTGGGGGGAATGCCAAATATCATGCTCAGGTTTTGCTACAGGGAGCTAATGGCAAATTTACTCAAAGGGATTTAACGCCGGGCGTTGATACCAAAATGCAGAGCTATAAAGATGAAGGCATCTTGCTATTTGATGCAGATGGCGATGGAGACCTCGACCTTTATATTGCCAGCGGTGGTTTCGAAAGTGATTCTAATTCGCCTAATTACCGCGACCGCTTTTATATTAACGATGGCAAAGGCAACTTTACTGAACAACAAGACGCGATGCCGGGCAACTTTACCAGTAAGCTATGTGTGCGTGCGGTTGACTATGATAAGGATGGAGACCTCGATCTGTTTGTATCGGGTAGGGTTGACCCATGGAATTACCCTAAGCCGGTATCGAGTCTAGTTTTACGTAACGACAGTAAAAATGGTCACGTTAAGTTTACAGATGTTACGGCATCAGTAGCTAAAGATCTTAAAAACATTGGTCTGGTTTGCGATGCTACCTTTACCGATTTTGATAATGATGGCTGGCCCGATCTGGTACTTGCAGGTGAGTGGATGCCGGTTACATTTTTAAAGAATGATAAAGGCGTATTTAAAAACATTACCCCGCAAAGCGGAATAAGCGATAAACTGGGCTGGTGGAACACCATCGCCGCAGGTGATTTTGATCACGACGGGGATATTGACTACATAGTTGGCAACACCGGTTTAAATACTTTCTACAAAGCCAGTGAGCAATACCCGGTATACATAACCGCCAATGATGTTGATCATAACGGCAGTTATGATGCTTTTGCCTCCATGTATTTCAAAGACCCTAATGGGGAAATGAAAGAGTTTCCGGTTAATGGGCGCGATGATATTATTAAGCAGGTGATAAGCACCAGGATAAGGTATCAGAACTATAAATCGATGGCTACGGCAACAATGGACGAGTTTTTAACTCCCGAGATGCGCAAAGGCGGTGTAAGGCTTAAGGCTAATACTTTGCAATCATGCTATTTACGTAATGATGGCAATGGCAAGTTTACTGCGATACCTTTACCTATCCAGGCCCAAATGTCTGAACTCTGTGGCATCACTGTTGATGATTTTGATGGCGATGGTAACCTCGATGTAGTTATGAACGGTAATGATTACAGTACAGAAGTTAGCACCGGCCGCTATGATGCCTTTAATGGCCTAATGTTAAAAGGAGACGGTAAGGGCGGCTTTAAACCACTAAGCATTATGCAAAGCGGTATCTACATCCCCGGCGATGGTAAGGCGCTGGTTAAGTTGCGCAGCGCTAATGGTAGCTATATGTTAGCCGCAAGCCAGCACTTAGGCAATATGAAATTATTTGAACTGAAACGCCCTGTAAAAACTGTAAAACTGGAGCCGTTGGATATGTTTGCGGTAGTTAAATACAAGAATGGCAAATCGGGCCGGTTAGAGTTTTATAATGGCTCTTCGTTCTTGTCACAATCGGGCAGATTTTTTAATATTGAAGATAATATGGCCTCTGTACAAGTAACCAACAGCACAGGCAAAACCAGGAATATTACCTTAAATTAA
- a CDS encoding FG-GAP repeat domain-containing protein, with translation MSISIKSKYVFGLSAFVLLVSGSVLFNGCKSKTATTNSTSDLTLTGDTIHDGQLLAAKYCTSCHKLVPAEALTKDVWEYHTLPSMAKFAGISTYGTGAYFKRDSSNTGMSITEWQTLVAYYKKTAPQTEVPQKRPNSLINDWAGFTLKLPAGTADIKTAFTTMVAVDPTGHKIYSSDITTEKLYSWDAQLKPSVMAGLESGAVDMQFVKNADGKYDGIISCVGQIQPSDFPNGRVVKVNLTGKAATSDIETDLSRPVQTQAADFNKDGLTDYVICAEGGIRGYLAWMKQNANHTYTRNVIKAKEGAVQAVVGDFNNDGWPDVMALYGSGNEGLFMYLNNQKGGFTEKMLLQFPPVNGSSSFQLADVNHDGKPDLIYTCGYNFRDSRILKPYHGLYIFTNTGDWNFKQSYFYPINGCTKAIAADFDGDGDLDIATSAYFADLRTQPSESFVYFEQDKAMHFKPHAVPVSKYGRWFSMNVGDFNGDGKPDIVLGNYSKGLSINANLNPNQNEQIPLIVLENHTKK, from the coding sequence ATGAGTATATCAATTAAATCTAAATACGTTTTTGGGTTGTCGGCCTTTGTGTTGCTGGTGTCGGGCAGTGTGCTGTTTAATGGCTGCAAATCAAAAACGGCTACTACTAACTCTACTTCAGATCTTACCTTAACCGGCGATACCATTCACGATGGCCAGCTACTGGCGGCAAAATACTGTACCAGTTGCCACAAGCTGGTACCTGCCGAGGCTTTAACCAAAGATGTGTGGGAATATCATACCTTACCTTCGATGGCTAAATTCGCAGGGATATCTACTTATGGTACCGGAGCGTATTTTAAACGCGACAGCTCCAACACGGGTATGTCTATTACAGAATGGCAAACTTTAGTGGCTTATTATAAGAAAACAGCCCCGCAAACCGAGGTTCCGCAAAAAAGGCCGAATTCGCTAATTAACGATTGGGCTGGATTTACATTAAAACTTCCTGCCGGTACAGCAGATATTAAAACTGCTTTTACCACTATGGTAGCTGTTGATCCAACAGGTCATAAAATATACAGCAGCGATATCACCACCGAAAAACTCTATTCATGGGATGCCCAGCTTAAACCAAGCGTTATGGCAGGGTTGGAAAGCGGGGCTGTTGATATGCAATTTGTGAAAAATGCAGACGGAAAATACGATGGTATCATTTCATGTGTGGGCCAGATACAGCCATCAGATTTTCCTAATGGCCGCGTGGTGAAAGTTAATTTAACCGGAAAAGCCGCGACAAGTGATATTGAAACAGATTTATCGCGTCCCGTACAAACACAAGCTGCCGATTTTAATAAAGATGGCTTAACTGATTATGTGATCTGTGCGGAGGGAGGCATTAGAGGCTACCTGGCTTGGATGAAACAGAACGCAAACCACACCTATACCCGTAATGTAATTAAAGCAAAAGAAGGTGCAGTACAAGCTGTAGTTGGCGATTTTAACAATGATGGCTGGCCGGATGTAATGGCACTCTATGGTTCGGGCAACGAGGGTTTGTTTATGTATTTAAACAACCAGAAAGGTGGCTTTACTGAGAAAATGCTGTTGCAGTTTCCACCGGTTAACGGCTCAAGCAGTTTCCAATTGGCTGATGTAAACCATGATGGTAAACCGGATCTGATCTATACCTGTGGTTATAACTTCCGCGATTCGCGCATCTTAAAGCCATACCACGGTTTGTATATCTTCACCAATACGGGTGACTGGAACTTTAAGCAATCTTATTTTTACCCGATTAATGGTTGTACCAAAGCCATTGCTGCTGATTTTGATGGCGATGGTGATCTGGATATTGCCACAAGCGCTTATTTCGCCGATTTAAGGACCCAACCATCTGAAAGCTTTGTTTACTTTGAACAGGATAAAGCCATGCACTTTAAGCCACATGCTGTGCCTGTAAGCAAATACGGCCGCTGGTTCAGCATGAATGTGGGAGATTTTAATGGCGATGGTAAACCCGATATTGTGCTGGGTAACTACAGCAAAGGATTAAGTATCAACGCTAACTTAAACCCTAACCAAAACGAGCAAATCCCGCTGATTGTGCTCGAAAATCACACAAAAAAATAA
- a CDS encoding vanadium-dependent haloperoxidase yields the protein MFSTKLFKATCIILAGCFAISCSPGKHPVKIDDAEILHQNEDQLTQVIIYDVFTPPVASRIYGYASLASYEAMRYSDPNYNSLITQLKDFGKPPEPQKGKTYNYTLAATHAFFTVAHKVVFSVDSLKKYEDGVYAKFKNNLDDSTYARSAAFGDSIGKLVLKRAAFDNYPQTRGKPRFLGSRDPGKWRPTPPDYLDGVEFCWGTMKPFAIESSSQFPLPPPPAYSEDKNSEYYKQNLDLYNKCTHLSKEEELIARYWDDNPFVIQHTGHIMYANKKITPGGHWIGITAIACKKSHASAIKTAQAYALTAIALYDAFITCWQVKYTTNYIRPVTVINELMDHGWLPLLQTPPFPEYPSGHSDISGASAIMLTHLFGDNFAFQDTSDLHYIGMQRHFDSFIKASNETSVSRYYGGIHYLNSVNMGAQQGHDVGEYIWKKLKLTK from the coding sequence ATGTTTAGTACGAAATTATTTAAAGCAACGTGCATCATTTTAGCAGGCTGCTTTGCTATAAGCTGTTCCCCAGGTAAACACCCTGTTAAAATTGATGATGCCGAAATTCTGCACCAGAATGAAGATCAGTTAACCCAGGTAATTATATACGATGTGTTTACGCCGCCGGTAGCCAGCCGTATTTATGGCTATGCTTCGCTGGCTTCGTATGAGGCTATGCGCTATTCAGATCCTAATTATAATTCACTTATTACCCAGTTAAAAGATTTTGGCAAACCGCCAGAGCCTCAAAAAGGTAAAACTTATAACTACACTTTAGCTGCTACACACGCCTTTTTTACAGTAGCGCACAAGGTGGTATTTTCTGTCGATTCATTAAAAAAGTATGAAGATGGCGTGTATGCCAAATTCAAAAATAACCTCGACGATTCAACTTACGCCCGCTCGGCAGCTTTTGGAGATAGCATTGGGAAGCTTGTTTTAAAACGTGCAGCCTTCGACAACTATCCGCAAACACGTGGTAAACCTCGTTTTTTGGGTAGCCGCGATCCGGGTAAATGGCGCCCAACACCTCCGGATTATCTGGATGGGGTAGAATTTTGCTGGGGTACCATGAAACCGTTCGCTATCGAATCGTCGTCGCAGTTCCCTTTGCCACCTCCACCTGCTTACAGTGAGGATAAGAACAGCGAGTATTACAAGCAAAATCTCGACCTGTATAATAAATGCACGCACTTAAGCAAAGAAGAGGAATTGATAGCCCGTTACTGGGACGATAACCCTTTTGTGATACAGCACACCGGGCACATTATGTATGCCAATAAAAAAATTACTCCTGGTGGTCACTGGATAGGTATTACAGCTATTGCTTGTAAAAAATCACACGCCAGCGCTATAAAAACGGCACAAGCTTATGCTTTAACCGCTATTGCATTGTATGATGCCTTTATTACTTGCTGGCAGGTAAAATACACCACCAATTATATCCGCCCGGTAACGGTAATTAATGAGCTGATGGATCATGGCTGGTTGCCTTTATTGCAAACCCCACCATTCCCAGAGTACCCGAGCGGGCATAGCGATATCAGCGGTGCATCGGCAATTATGTTAACGCATTTATTTGGCGATAACTTTGCTTTCCAGGATACAAGCGATCTACATTACATTGGTATGCAACGCCATTTCGATTCGTTCATCAAAGCATCAAACGAAACTTCGGTAAGCCGTTATTATGGCGGTATCCATTACCTCAACAGTGTTAACATGGGCGCACAGCAAGGCCATGATGTTGGCGAATACATTTGGAAAAAACTTAAATTAACAAAATAA
- a CDS encoding RagB/SusD family nutrient uptake outer membrane protein yields the protein MKKSLYKIVIPGTLALLSVSYSCKNYLDKKPTGVLASSVLANKAGVEGILIGAYSMLDGVYQGQAVDAWETSVDNWSFGGIASDDAYKGSNPTDQPYAAEIMTHTTSVVNEYVVNKWKNLYNGIQRANDVLREIPQVTDGSIDPTYKAQLIGEARFLRGVYELELSKIWRNVPYVDETVTYDAGNFNVGNPGPIWDKIEADFTAAVAVLPTTQSQIGRANKYAAEAFLAKAYMFDHKYDQAKTALADVITNGVTSSGVKYALEPYANNFNPATKNGPESVFAVQMSVLDNANGYNGNSGDALNYPSGGPATCCGFYQPSFSFVNSFQVDPVRGLPLLDTYNTNNFKSDQGVLATDATWLPDSTTPVDSRLDWSVGRRGIPYLDWGIHPGAAWSRDQPDAGPYSPIKNVYYKAQQGTTSDTYNGWAANQANSNNYNMIRFADVLLWAAECEIESTTGSVAQAVTYVNMVRSRAADPTGWVKGRLTGYTGGDVTKPIVDNTLPAANYKVGLYTAADFTSKDQSRKIIWFERKLELGMEGHRFFDLQRYDGVFGGPGGTGYMKTALTAYIAHDSKIAGFANPTMQGNTFTSNKNEIYPIPQSEIDVEHGPLKQNPNY from the coding sequence ATGAAAAAGTCATTATATAAAATTGTTATACCAGGTACGCTGGCGTTGCTTTCTGTATCTTATTCTTGTAAGAATTACCTGGATAAAAAGCCAACAGGTGTATTGGCATCATCTGTACTTGCTAACAAGGCGGGTGTAGAAGGTATACTAATCGGTGCGTATTCAATGTTAGATGGTGTTTACCAGGGCCAGGCTGTTGATGCCTGGGAAACCAGCGTTGATAACTGGAGCTTTGGTGGTATTGCATCTGACGATGCTTACAAAGGTTCAAACCCTACCGATCAGCCGTATGCTGCCGAGATTATGACCCACACCACAAGTGTTGTAAATGAGTACGTAGTTAACAAATGGAAAAACTTATACAACGGTATCCAACGTGCTAATGACGTGTTAAGAGAAATTCCACAGGTTACAGACGGATCAATTGACCCTACTTACAAAGCACAATTAATTGGCGAAGCCCGCTTTTTAAGAGGTGTTTACGAATTAGAGTTATCTAAAATCTGGAGAAACGTACCTTACGTTGATGAAACTGTAACTTATGATGCAGGTAACTTTAACGTAGGTAACCCAGGCCCGATCTGGGATAAAATTGAAGCCGATTTTACTGCCGCTGTTGCCGTATTACCAACTACACAATCACAAATTGGCCGTGCCAACAAATATGCAGCCGAAGCATTCTTAGCAAAAGCTTATATGTTTGATCATAAATATGACCAGGCTAAAACAGCTTTGGCTGATGTTATTACAAATGGTGTAACCTCAAGCGGTGTTAAATATGCGTTAGAGCCTTATGCAAATAACTTTAACCCGGCTACTAAAAACGGTCCGGAATCTGTATTTGCAGTGCAAATGTCTGTATTGGATAATGCAAACGGTTACAATGGTAACTCTGGTGATGCATTGAACTACCCAAGCGGTGGCCCTGCTACCTGCTGCGGTTTCTACCAGCCATCATTTAGCTTTGTAAACTCATTCCAGGTAGATCCGGTTAGAGGCTTACCATTGTTAGATACTTATAACACTAACAATTTCAAGAGCGATCAAGGTGTATTGGCAACAGATGCTACCTGGTTACCAGATTCAACAACTCCGGTAGATTCACGTCTTGACTGGTCTGTTGGTCGCAGAGGTATCCCTTATTTAGATTGGGGTATTCACCCGGGAGCAGCCTGGTCACGTGACCAGCCAGATGCAGGCCCTTACAGCCCGATCAAAAACGTGTACTACAAAGCACAACAAGGTACTACCAGCGATACTTACAATGGCTGGGCAGCTAACCAGGCAAACTCAAACAACTACAACATGATTCGTTTTGCTGACGTGTTGCTTTGGGCTGCAGAATGCGAAATAGAGTCTACTACAGGTAGCGTAGCACAAGCAGTAACCTATGTAAATATGGTTAGATCACGTGCTGCAGATCCAACCGGTTGGGTTAAAGGCCGCTTAACCGGTTACACTGGTGGCGATGTAACTAAACCTATTGTTGATAACACTTTACCTGCTGCTAACTACAAAGTTGGTTTATACACAGCTGCAGATTTTACATCAAAAGATCAGTCTCGTAAAATCATCTGGTTTGAGCGTAAACTGGAGTTAGGTATGGAAGGTCATCGTTTCTTCGACTTACAACGTTACGATGGTGTGTTTGGTGGCCCAGGTGGTACTGGTTACATGAAAACTGCACTTACTGCTTATATTGCTCATGATAGCAAAATCGCTGGTTTTGCTAACCCTACAATGCAAGGTAATACCTTTACCTCAAACAAAAATGAGATCTACCCTATACCTCAAAGCGAAATTGACGTAGAGCACGGTCCATTAAAACAAAACCCTAACTATTAA
- a CDS encoding FG-GAP repeat domain-containing protein: MFKISKSAVVKLFVAAGISGVVAIAFNSCRNNNTNTTPQTFDGRQLATKYCTSCHMLPEPKLADKKSWQQGILPAMAKNLGLQQYMGQIFADQHSALSSAEWQAIAKWYVSNAPDSLIIPKPDVTPLRDWAGFSLIRPKTVNKQMSAMTTMVSVSPDDHQLYTADASNNLYKWTPDGKSTVVYSFDSPVTGVEFVKRPEGNVGVFTTIGNMMPVDMSKGKIQELNLSQSKPQPPLIITDSLPRPVQTVTTDFNKDGRTGYVVCGFGHDRGGVYYVHQLPNKKYKKELMLGLPGGTQLVKGDFNNDGWMDVMCLFAQNDEGIRIFYNNHKGGFDVKTILRFPPIYGSSSFQLVDFNHDRKLDILYTCGDNSDYSKVLKPYHGIYIFTNLGDWKFKQTYFYHIDGCTKAMAADFKGDGSLGIAAIGFFSDFKYHPEEGFTYLEQTKPNNYIAHQIPVEKYGRWISMDVNDVDGNGSPDIILGNFSIGQRGLLNQSGYKPQWDNFEPIIILKNNINKH; this comes from the coding sequence ATGTTTAAAATTTCTAAATCTGCTGTTGTAAAACTATTTGTGGCTGCCGGTATATCGGGTGTGGTTGCAATAGCTTTTAATAGCTGCCGTAATAACAATACGAATACCACCCCGCAAACTTTTGATGGGCGGCAACTGGCTACAAAATATTGCACAAGCTGCCACATGTTGCCCGAACCTAAACTTGCTGATAAAAAAAGCTGGCAACAAGGCATATTACCGGCCATGGCCAAGAACCTGGGTTTGCAGCAATATATGGGTCAAATCTTCGCCGATCAGCATTCTGCTCTTTCCAGCGCCGAGTGGCAGGCCATTGCCAAATGGTATGTTTCTAACGCGCCTGACTCATTAATTATACCCAAACCCGATGTAACGCCATTGCGCGATTGGGCTGGTTTTAGTCTAATTCGGCCTAAAACAGTGAACAAGCAAATGTCGGCCATGACTACCATGGTATCGGTTAGCCCGGATGATCATCAACTTTATACCGCTGATGCATCTAACAATTTATATAAATGGACACCTGATGGCAAATCAACCGTGGTTTATTCATTTGATTCACCCGTAACGGGTGTCGAATTTGTTAAACGACCCGAAGGCAACGTTGGCGTATTTACCACTATTGGTAATATGATGCCGGTTGATATGTCGAAAGGTAAAATACAGGAGCTAAACCTCAGCCAAAGTAAACCTCAGCCTCCGTTGATAATTACTGATAGCTTGCCACGCCCTGTACAAACCGTTACTACTGATTTTAATAAAGATGGCCGTACTGGTTATGTGGTATGCGGTTTTGGACACGACAGGGGAGGTGTTTATTATGTACATCAACTCCCCAACAAAAAATATAAAAAAGAATTGATGCTCGGTTTACCAGGCGGCACCCAGTTAGTAAAAGGCGATTTTAATAATGATGGCTGGATGGATGTAATGTGCCTGTTTGCACAAAATGATGAAGGTATCCGCATATTTTATAATAACCACAAAGGTGGCTTTGATGTTAAAACTATTCTGCGTTTCCCACCAATATATGGTTCGAGCAGTTTTCAGCTGGTTGATTTTAACCACGATCGTAAGCTGGATATTTTATATACCTGCGGCGATAACAGCGATTATTCGAAAGTATTGAAACCGTATCATGGTATTTATATCTTCACCAATTTGGGCGACTGGAAATTTAAACAAACCTACTTTTACCATATAGATGGTTGTACCAAAGCCATGGCTGCCGATTTTAAAGGCGACGGAAGTTTGGGCATTGCTGCAATTGGCTTCTTCAGCGATTTTAAATATCATCCCGAAGAAGGTTTTACTTACCTGGAGCAAACTAAGCCGAATAATTATATCGCTCACCAGATCCCTGTGGAAAAATATGGCCGTTGGATAAGCATGGATGTAAACGATGTAGACGGAAACGGAAGCCCGGATATTATATTAGGAAACTTCTCGATAGGGCAACGTGGATTGCTTAATCAAAGCGGATATAAGCCGCAGTGGGACAATTTTGAGCCAATCATCATCCTTAAAAACAATATCAATAAGCATTGA